The region TCAGCAAAGAGAAGTGCATCCATGGTATAGGCTGATTTATGCAGCCTATATCCAAGAGTTGGTTGAACTTATTTCAGTTGAAGTGCAAGTGTGTTTATGACCGTGTTGAAAACTATAACAGAAAATGGATCACCTTGAAAGACTCCTATGTTGCAGCAAAGTGGAGAGGTAGACCACTGTTTTGTAGAGATTATCAATTTCAGGTCAGAGTAAAGATTTTCAACTGCcatttgtattggagggatgcatctcacaatgcacGTTTGAACTCATTTATTTGATAAATGAGGAGCATCTCTCTACTACATGGCCATCGCACTTAACAATAATGAGGCGCCAAAAAAAGTAATAGTAAAAGCTCTAACAAGTAACGTATGACTAAAATAACTAAACTacgattattgtattggagggatgcatctcacaatgcactagactattgtattggagagatgcatctcacaatacactagactattgtattggagagatgcatctcacaatacactagactattgtactggagggatgcatctcacaatacactagactattgtattggagggatgcatctcacaatacattagactattgtattggagggatgcatctcacaatacactagactattgcacTAGTCTAAGTGAACTCGCTTATTGCGTGTAGGTGATGATGGATCAGCAAGGTCGTTCTCGCGGTTTTGGCTTCGTGTGCTTTTCGTCTCCTGAAGAGGCAACTAAAGCGGTGACCGAAATGAACGGTCGAATCATTATCAGCAAGCCTCTCTACGTTGCTCTTGCCCAATGTAAGGAGGAAAGGTGTGCTCAACTGACTCAACAATACATGCAACGAATGCAACAGGTGAAATTGTTAGTGTGGCaataatgttgatattaatgtagCAACACTCGTTTACTTGCACCACCGGGCAGATGGTTGGTGGATTTGCTCCACAACCATTTTTCAACTTGCctctgcatgtttgtgtgtgtgtgtgtgtgtgtgtgtgtgtgtgtgtgtgtgtgtgtgtgtgtgtgtgtgtgtgtgtgtttgccttcGTCATCGTGTTGTCTGTTGCAGCAAAGACCGTTCTTTCAGACGTTTCCACCTCAAGCCGCTCGTCCTCGTGCTTGGAATCAGCAGCAGCTGTGCACAACGTATGCACCATTCAGCATGATGGCTCAGCAACATCGTGCAGCCGCAAACCGCATGATGCGTCCTCTGGGTCCAAGAAGTCCATTCCAGCAACAACGTGGCGACCACTTCCCTGGTCAACGAAGGTTTGTTCAGCAGCCAGCTCGAGCGACTGCATACCGGTATACACCTGGTGTTCATAATCCACCTGCTGTTCCTGCTGTGCCACCTTCTCAGCAGTCTGGTCCGAATCCTCAGCAAGGAATAGGGCAAGTGGGCAGCCATCCTCCTCTGACGTCACAAGCTCTTTCTGAGGCGTCTCCACAGGAGCAGAAGCAGATGCTCGGTGAGCGATTGTATCCGCTGATTTGTGAGACGCATCCAGAGTTGGCTGGTAAGATCACTGGCATGTTGTTGGAGATCGACAATGCAGAGTTGCTGCACATGCTGGATGAGGCTGATCTGTTGAAGAGGAAGGTTGACGAGGCGGTCAACGTGCTGAGAGCTCATCAGATCAAGGAGCAGACGAAAGTTCCGTCGCCTGACGATACTGCATACCCGTATACACCTGGTGTTCGTAATCCACCGGCTGTTCCTGCTGTGCAAGTGGGCAGCCATCCTCCTCTGACGTCACAAGCTCTTTCTGAGGCGTCTCCACAGAAGCAGAAGCAGATGCTCGGTGAGCGATTGTATCCGCTGATTTGTGAGACGCATCCAGAGTTGGCTGGTAGGATCACTGGCATGTTGTTGGAGATCGACAACGCAGAGTTGCTGCACATGCTGGATGAGGCTGATCTGTTGAAGAGGAAGGTTGACGAGGCGGTCAACGTGCTGAGAGCTCATCAGATCAAGGAGCAGACGAAAGTTCCGTCGCCTGGCGATACTGCATACCCGTATACACCTGGTGTTCGTAATCCACCGGCTGTTCCTGCTGTGCAAGTGGGCAGCCATCCTCCTCTGACGTCACAAGCTCTTTCTGAGGCGTCTCCACAGAAGCAGAAGCAGATGCTCGGTGAGCGATTGTATCCGCTGATTTGTGAGACGCATCCAGAGTTGGCTGGTAGGATCACTGGCATGTTGTTGGAGATCGACAACGCAGAGTTGCTGCACATGCTGGATGAGGCTGATCTGTTGAAGAGGAAGGTTGACGAGGCGGTCAACGTGCTGAGAGCTCATCAGATCAAGGAGCAGACGAAAGGTCCGTCATCTGGCGATGCAGCTCAGTGAGACAGAGAAATGACTCACAAGTCATGACTGTTGTAATTGACAGTGTGTCTTTcggtttgtggtgtgtgtgtgtgtgtgtgtgtgtgtgtgtgtgtgtgtgtgtgtgtgtgtgtggtgtgtgtgtgtgtgtgtgtgtgtgtgtgtgtgtgtgtgtgtgtgtgtgtgtgtgctgttgacACGTTCAGAGTGTAATAAAAATGAGAAACAGGAATTACAGCAGTGGCAACTCGTCGATGATGTCATACGTAAAGAAGGTTGATACATCATGTTGATTGGCAATCATTGATGTCTGAGTGTGAATGCTCATTGTGACGATGACCCTGGAGCCTTTGGACAAATTTATACAAAACAGAATCTACACTGAATTTAGGGGTGGCAGTGCTGGGGTGGGGTACTGGGGGTGCCTCAGCTGGGGGGCTTGGGGTACCCCAACCAGCAGCAGTGGCAGTGGAGCTTGAGGGGCAGAGTGGGCAGCTGCCCCAACTTTGAGCACAACCtttaattttgtaaacaaACGGTACCCTCATAGTTCA is a window of Corticium candelabrum chromosome 20, ooCorCand1.1, whole genome shotgun sequence DNA encoding:
- the LOC134195489 gene encoding polyadenylate-binding protein 1-B-like isoform X1, whose product is MWQVFGELTVTEYWKTKGQAALMFTTVYVKNFGEDFNEEEMREMFGAFGSITSLEVMFDQGGKSCGFGFVSFETHEGAARAVEEMNGKEINGRVIYAGQPQKQAERMNELRSRFELMKMERMKRFQGVNLYIKTLDDEIDNGTLRKEFSPYGTITSAKVMMDQQGRSRGFGFVCFSSPEEATKAVTEMNGRIIISKPLYVALAQCKEERCAQLTQQYMQRMQQQRPFFQTFPPQAARPRAWNQQQLCTTYAPFSMMAQQHRAAANRMMRPLGPRSPFQQQRGDHFPGQRRFVQQPARATAYRYTPGVHNPPAVPAVPPSQQSGPNPQQGIGQVGSHPPLTSQALSEASPQEQKQMLGERLYPLICETHPELAGKITGMLLEIDNAELLHMLDEADLLKRKVDEAVNVLRAHQIKEQTKVPSPDDTAYPYTPGVRNPPAVPAVQVGSHPPLTSQALSEASPQKQKQMLGERLYPLICETHPELAGRITGMLLEIDNAELLHMLDEADLLKRKVDEAVNVLRAHQIKEQTKVPSPGDTAYPYTPGVRNPPAVPAVQVGSHPPLTSQALSEASPQKQKQMLGERLYPLICETHPELAGRITGMLLEIDNAELLHMLDEADLLKRKVDEAVNVLRAHQIKEQTKGPSSGDAAQ
- the LOC134195489 gene encoding polyadenylate-binding protein 1-B-like isoform X2 yields the protein MWTGQAALMFTTVYVKNFGEDFNEEEMREMFGAFGSITSLEVMFDQGGKSCGFGFVSFETHEGAARAVEEMNGKEINGRVIYAGQPQKQAERMNELRSRFELMKMERMKRFQGVNLYIKTLDDEIDNGTLRKEFSPYGTITSAKVMMDQQGRSRGFGFVCFSSPEEATKAVTEMNGRIIISKPLYVALAQCKEERCAQLTQQYMQRMQQQRPFFQTFPPQAARPRAWNQQQLCTTYAPFSMMAQQHRAAANRMMRPLGPRSPFQQQRGDHFPGQRRFVQQPARATAYRYTPGVHNPPAVPAVPPSQQSGPNPQQGIGQVGSHPPLTSQALSEASPQEQKQMLGERLYPLICETHPELAGKITGMLLEIDNAELLHMLDEADLLKRKVDEAVNVLRAHQIKEQTKVPSPDDTAYPYTPGVRNPPAVPAVQVGSHPPLTSQALSEASPQKQKQMLGERLYPLICETHPELAGRITGMLLEIDNAELLHMLDEADLLKRKVDEAVNVLRAHQIKEQTKVPSPGDTAYPYTPGVRNPPAVPAVQVGSHPPLTSQALSEASPQKQKQMLGERLYPLICETHPELAGRITGMLLEIDNAELLHMLDEADLLKRKVDEAVNVLRAHQIKEQTKGPSSGDAAQ